A stretch of the Thermus caldifontis genome encodes the following:
- a CDS encoding RidA family protein, which translates to MEAVSTDKAPQAIGPYSQAVRAGGLVFVSGQIPLRPDGTLAEGDIRTQTEQVMENLKAILEAAGSSLSRVVQTTCFLLDMEDFPLFNEVYARYFSPPYPARATVAVKALPKGVRVEVACLALAD; encoded by the coding sequence ATGGAAGCGGTCAGCACCGATAAAGCCCCTCAAGCCATCGGCCCTTACTCCCAGGCGGTGCGGGCGGGGGGGCTGGTCTTCGTCTCCGGCCAGATCCCCTTAAGGCCCGACGGCACCCTGGCGGAAGGGGATATCCGTACCCAAACGGAGCAGGTCATGGAGAACCTGAAGGCCATCCTCGAGGCGGCAGGCTCCAGCCTTTCCCGGGTGGTGCAGACCACCTGCTTCCTCCTGGACATGGAGGACTTCCCCCTCTTCAACGAGGTCTACGCCCGCTATTTCTCCCCTCCCTACCCCGCCCGGGCCACGGTGGCGGTGAAGGCCCTGCCCAAGGGGGTCCGGGTGGAGGTGGCTTGCCTTGCTCTGGCGGATTAA